The genomic interval CAAGCAGTAACAATATGAGTCTTTCAACGCTTCCTCTCACCATTGTGATGTTATTGTTCATCGGGGCACTGCCATAACTATGCCCGTCGCGATCATCATCAATGACGCCGCGGGATCGGACACGACCGGCGAGGCGCGGGCGCGCATCGCGGAAGCGTTCCACAATCTCGGCGCCGATGCGCATTTCCTGATTGCGAGCAGCGGGGAGGAGATTGTGGATCTGGCACGCCGTGCGGCCGCCGGGGATGCCGGCCCAGTGGTCGCCGGAGGCGGGGATGGGACGGTCAGCGCCGTGGCGTCCGTCCTTATCGAGACCGATCGCACGCTCGGGGTGCTGCCGCTCGGGACGCTCAATCACTTCGCCAAGGATCTCAATATTCCGCTCGCCCTGGGCGACGCCGTGCGCACGATCCTCGGGGGTACGGTGGCGCAAGTGGATGTCGGGGAGGTCAACGGCCGGTTCTTTCTCAACAACTCGGGTCTCGGACTCTATCCGATGGTCGTACGCAATCGCGAGAAGCTGCAAGATCGCCTGGGGCACGGCAAGTGGCCGGCGTTCCTGTGGGCGGCGCTCTCCGTGCTGCGCCGCTACCCCTTCCTCGTGGTGCGCGTGAACGCAGACGATCACGAATCGGTGCGGCGCACTCCGTTCATCTTCATAGGCAACAACGAATACGAGACCGCGGGATTCGAGATCGGCACCCGCAAACGCCTCGATGCGGGACGGCTATGTCTCTACATGGCACGCCGTACCGGGCGCCTTGGGCTCCTGCGCTTCGCCCTGCGCGCCCTCGCCGGCACGTTGCAAAATGAGAAGGATTTCGATGCGCTCCGCACCGAAGAGGTCTGCATCGAGACGAAGCGCAAGCGCGTGCACGTCGCTACAGACGGTGAGGTCACCCTGATGCCCACCCCGCTCCATTACCGGGTTCGCCCCG from Pseudomonadota bacterium carries:
- a CDS encoding sphingosine kinase — encoded protein: MPVAIIINDAAGSDTTGEARARIAEAFHNLGADAHFLIASSGEEIVDLARRAAAGDAGPVVAGGGDGTVSAVASVLIETDRTLGVLPLGTLNHFAKDLNIPLALGDAVRTILGGTVAQVDVGEVNGRFFLNNSGLGLYPMVVRNREKLQDRLGHGKWPAFLWAALSVLRRYPFLVVRVNADDHESVRRTPFIFIGNNEYETAGFEIGTRKRLDAGRLCLYMARRTGRLGLLRFALRALAGTLQNEKDFDALRTEEVCIETKRKRVHVATDGEVTLMPTPLHYRVRP